In Podospora pseudopauciseta strain CBS 411.78 chromosome 2 map unlocalized CBS411.78m_2, whole genome shotgun sequence, the genomic stretch GTCTAGCTGGACACGGAAGGGGACCGTCGCAATCGTAGGCCCAGGTATGTCGAGAATTCCCTCTACGGGCATGTCACGGCCTGACAGCGTCACGCCAAAAAGTATGTCGTTCTTTGACGTGTGCATGGAGAGCACAACGGCCCATGCCGCATAAATGAGGGAGCCAACAGAGACTTTGTGTGATGCTGCAGTGGCCTGAACATCATGGGCGATGACTGTGTTCACCACGACTGCCTGGCCGGTCGTCTGCCCGAGAATGGTTGATGGGACGCCATCCAGCCTCTTCTGCCAAAACACCGCGAGCTGTTGGTGCTCCTCTTGCTGCAGCTTTAAGACCTCACGCACAAAGTTGGCATAACCTGGCCGTTGTGGAAGCTGCTTTCCACTGAGCGCGGCTGACAAGTCGTCGATCAGAAAGTTGTTGGACCAGTGATCAAACAGGGCGTGGTGCATGGTGACAGCCAAGATGTCATCCTTCAGGCTGGCGAACTGCACAAAGTTGCCACCCAGTTGCATGGATCTTTTCTGGAGCTCTGAATACTCATGGGCCGTTGTGAGAGGAAGGTCTTCCCACGATAAAGGGATGGCCATCTTCCTGATGACTTGGAGGAAGGATGTCTTGTGCGGTACAAACGTTGTCCTGAGCAAAGGCAGGCGTGGAATGAGGCCCTCCAAGGTCAGTCGGACCTGCTGGGCCGATATGCCCTGCAGACGATAGTAACGGCGATAAACATAGGTTGATTTGCCCTGCAGTGCGTCGGCCAAGAAGGTATCCTGTAACGAGGTAGTCGGGTAAGCATCTTCTACGTCGTCCATCTTGCTTATCCTGGTGTTTCGTGGCAGCAGTGACAGTCGCGGGACGTCTGAGTGGGTGTTGTTCTGTGATTGCTTCGCGTGGTTGAGCAGCGCATGCAGAGGAAGTCGAAGTATGTCGCCGACTGAGATTTGGATGTCGTCATGATAGGCCTTGGTTGAAACATGGATAGCATCCAGAGATGAGCCTCCAAGTTCTTGGAAGGTGTTGTTACTGTTGGCGATGCGTGATGCAGGAAGCTTCAGAATATCGGCAAAAATTTCGCAAAGCCGGCGGGTATGGGATGAGAGGTGGCTAAGGGTTTCGTCTTCTGAGGGGGCGCCGTTCGTGTCATGGTGATGGTCCAGATGATGATCTGTAGAGGAACGTAGAAGAGTGGCCCTTTCAAGACGCTGGACGTCCTTGGTGAGCTGCGGGATGTCGACCTTTCCATTCACGTTGAGGGGGAGCTCCTGCCTCAACAGCCAGTAGGTTGGCATCATGTAACTGGGAATATGCTGAGCCAGGAGATCCTTGAGTTCGCTTCGCAAGCGCGGCCATTCCAAAGCTGGCCTCTTCGCAACAATGGCAGCCACGAGTGCTTTGCGGCCGGCGACCTCGGCGGCGACCACGCTGGAGTTCGTGACATCCGGGTGGGTCTGTAAGATTGTGTTGGAATCCCCAGGCTCGACACGCTGTCCGTTGATTTTCACCTGGAAGTCAATTCTGCCGACCATCTCGATCGACCCGTCCTCGTGGGCGACTACCATGTCCCCTGTCCGGTACAGACGACCGGGACCAAAGGGGTTGTCGATGAAAGCCTCAGCCGTCTTTTCTGGGCGGTTGATATAGTAAAGTGCAAGTTGGTGGCCACCTAGACAGAGCTCTCCCGGAACGAGGAGCGGGCTAAGGCGTGTTGTGCCGGGGACGAGTACGAacgaggtggtggtatcGCTTGGCCGGCCGATATTTTGAGGGTTTTGGCCAATGACCATCTCTCGCCTCCAGTTCACCTGGGTATTTTCACTCAGACCATAAGCGTTCAGTAGCTCGAGTTCGTGAACCCAAGTTGGAATCAGCGCCGGATTGATCAGTTCGCCAGCAACTGTCATGCGCTTGAGACACGGGACGGTGccgggggtgaggaggagggcagttGAAGGCGTTACATCTATCACATTGATCTGCATCTGGTTGATGGTGCGCCCAATGTGGACGGTGAGGTTGTCCTTACTGGCCAGACACAGGCAGCCGCCCTGCTTCAGAGTAGACCATACCGAACGCTGGGCCGCCGAGAAGACAGGGTTGTGGAACAGGAGTTGGCGAAGATCAGGCAGTGTTGGGAAGGCTGCAAGGCCGGAAGTTGCTGAAGAATGAATATGAAGAACGCCCTTTGGCTTCCCTGTCGACCCGGATGTGTAGATAACGTAAACTGGGTCGTCAGGTTCGCAACCACGGTCCAGGTTTGTATCGTCAGCCCGGGCAGACTCCGCGATGAGTTGATCGATTATTACCTCACGACCTGGGAACCGGCCGGCTGTGTTTCTGTCAACAATGACAACCTGGGCACCGACATCTTCCACAATGAAGTTATTCCTGTCCTGAGGTGTGTCAGGATCAATGGTCACATAGGCCGCTCCTGTCTTGAGAATGGCCACaagggagatgatgaggctTGCTGATCTCTGCAGACAAACTGGAACAAAGGAGCCCCTGCCCACAGGCAGCTGTCTGGCGACCCGATTGCTGATGCGATTCAGCTCATCATAGGACAGAGGACGGTCGCCTTCGAATTGGAGAGCTGGGGCATTTGGTGTCAGGCGCACCTGCCGTTCGAAGAGCTTGTGGACGTTGTCGTATACGGGCCGAGTAAGAGGCTTGCCCATCTCAAGCATGAGATCCAGTTCTTCTGGAGATATGATGTCGATCTCACCAAGGCTGAAGTTGGGATGCCTGACCATTTCTGACAGAGCCATCACGAGATGGTCAAGAACCACCGTCATCTTCTCTGGCGGGATGGATGCGTCGTGTTGTGCAGAAATGGATATGGCATGGCTAATTTGTACCGCGATAGTCACAGGATGGTGGCTGTTGCCAGAGTAGGGCGTCAAGACTTCGtcatctccaacaacaacaacagacaCCTTGAAACTGCTTGCAGAAACGGCATCCATGAGTTCGGGAGTGGCGAAGAAGGCATGTGTTGCCGACAACGTGTTGAGACGGTCAGCCTCCTTGATCAATGCAGCTGCAGTGAGCTCAGGCTTCACATGGAGCTTCAATGGATATTCCTGATCGGCATAGCCAATAACAGAGCCATGGCCCTCGATAGTTCTGTCTCTCCCCTCGGCAACAAAAGCAATATCGTGAACCTCGCTGCCCAGGTTACAATGTCGCTCCAGCACCAGACCCAGAGCAGCATACACGACGGCGTGTTCCGAAACACCCAGTTGTTTCGCACATCTTCGGAGCGACGACCCGCTGATGGCAACGGAGCTTGCCGCGGCAGTGTTCTGGAAGGTGCCGGATCGCTCCAGGGGGAAGGAGTGGAGGACCAGGTCGGGAAGGGACTGCAGAGTGTCGGCCCAGAACTCGGCCGACTTTTGGCTTGCTCTTCCCCTGGCAAGCCTTAGATAATGTGGAAAGAGCAGCCTGGGTGCTGGGACCCCACCAGACAAGAAGCATAAGAAATCTCTCCAGAGGTGTCCCAGTGATGTGCTATCAGCGACCAGTTGCGGCAGGCAGAGAGAGACATGGGGTCCGGCACTGGCCCATTCGACGACCGGCATCGCGGGCCCTTGGAGACCGAAGGAGTGGATATGTTGGAGGTTGGCATCGGAGGAGCCCTGAATGTTCCTCGGCTGCTTGAAGATGCGCAGCACGAAGCCGCCACCGGTCTTGTCTTGCGCAACCGTTGCCCGCAGCATGTGGTGCTGCAAGGCGAGGGCATGCCATGCCTCGTGGAGCTGGTCGAAGCTCTTGACGATGTCGGTGGAGAGGTCCAGACGGATGATGGAAGCTCTCTTTGCCGCTTCCGGATCCTTCAGCAGCAGTCCTTGTTGAATAGGAGTGCAAGGGATCTCGGATTCAATCTCGTTGTCAGGCGCCCAGTTACCACCAGCTTGACTGTCGGCACCGATGCCACGCAAAGTGGAAAGAGCTCTGGCTACTTGCTTGTATGTGACGTGGAGCGACATGGTTCGGTTGATTGACTTAGCCGTCACATGAGGCTGTTTGGGGATGTCCAGCCAGCCATGTTCGACTGAAGTATCGATCACGCCCATGGTGGACGGTGTTGTCGACGAGGGTGGGGTCTCCTGAAAAGAAAGTTGAGTTTCTCCTCGGTGATAGCGCATACTGATTGAACAGGGCGAGTTATCACATGAGCTCCATAGAAAGAAGTCAGGAGAAAGAAGAACTGTTGGGTGTGGATGCGGAACAAAAAGAGGTATGAGAGCCCAGATGCTTGAGTTTATATGCTTATATGCATTTTATTTCTCATCTAGGGCTGGCCACCTTCCATACTTCTGGAGACTTACAGGTGCCCCAGGTTTCCTTACCGAGGAACAGATCCCTCAGACTCTTCCCGTAGGGCCAACTACTCACCGTATCTTTTAAGAAACCCAAAACGAATCTTATTATCACACATTGCAACTGGATGAGACTCGGATTCAGACATGTACGACCCGACTACAATGATATATGGCAACCCACAGATACCACATTGTGTCGACATACAATTAAGATCCATTATTTAGACATATTCTAACCTCGAATCTACCTGAAAGAACAGCTATCAAGCTCTTCTGTACGCTGTGAAGCGACGAGCATGTTTCCAGTATCGAATCTTGGAAAAACCGGCATCACCCGCCATCCTCTAGGTACGACCCGAAACAACCCGAATAGGAGTTAGGGAGGTATCTTTAGTTCACGGTACCTATCCACTTGCCCATAGACTCCCGATTCGTCTTTTCAAGCTTCCCGGCGAATTTTCCGGCCCTGGTATCATGAGGTTACGTGTCCATGCACATATTGCATACCACATCGGGGATCCGGGTTTTGCTGACTTACTACAACGGGGAATCTGCTGCCCTGTGGCGCAGCCCCAACCACAAGAGTGACATTGCATACACCCATCTTGGATCTCGCGGAGTTGCGGGGAGCCTCACAGCCTTTTCCCCGGAGTTTGCTCCGGATTGGGTATTCCGCCTAATGTCGTCAATACACCGCGTATACTGGCCACACGGTTCATGCAATGCAGCTGGACCTCACAGTCTGTGGTCAGCTTCGGCCGAGGCGGTGTCCGCTTCATCTGATCGCCTGAATAGTGTCTTCAATGTCCCTAAACGGAAATTAGAGCACGACTGGAGGGAACGTCCTAACTCAATCTTTGCGCATCTTGACTTCTGCATCACAATGTGCTGCATTTTTCTAACGCACAAGGGGCAGGTGGCCTAACCGGCGACAATCTATGGCAGCTGCAATGTTAACCGCTTGTGTCTCTACACCTTTGGCATCAGGACGGTTTCACAGAAGGATATAAACCCCGTTCCCTTTCTATCAAGATCATCATATCATCAGTTCCCACAACTTCCACAGTATATTTCATCAGCACACTTACGAGTTTTCAATCACCTCGACACATCATACTTTAGTCAAGATGTTGGGCAGTATTCTTCCATTCAACGAGGAGACGGCGGACCGCGTCAGCGCCTACTGTGAGAAGAACTCTCATGGCATCCCTGACGCCCTGGTTGAGCACTGGGAGTGGACTCGCACTCGCTTCCCCGATGCCGACAAGATGTCTAGTCGTCTTCAGGGCTCCTGGATGATATTCACTGCTCGTGACCGCAAGCCAAAGAGAAGTAAGCAATCATTATCCATCACCCACACATAGTCCAGAGCTAACTCTGGTGCTTTAGTCCTCGAGATTGGTTGCTACTCTGGCTACAGTGCCTTGGCCTGGTACGAAGGTACCCGTGACACCAAGGCCGAGATTGTCACGCTTGAATACAGCCCCAAAATGATTGCCGCCTCTCGCGAGGCATTCAAGAAGTACGGTGTCGGTGACCGCGTGAAGCTGATTGAGGGTCCCGCCGAGAACACTCTCAAGACACTGGAGGGCGAGTTTGACCTCATTTTTGTCGATGCCAACAAGGACGGCTATGCTGGATATGTCAAGACGATCCTGGACCAGGGTCTGCTCTCTGCCAACGGCATCATTCTCTGCGACAACGGTAAGCCCTTCCTGACATTATTCTCGAAAGCGAATGCTGATTTGAAACAGTCTTTGCCCGTGGCCTCACCATCGGCCCCGACTGCGCACCTTGGCTCAACGACCACGTCCGCCCTTACTGGAATGGCTGCGGACAGGCATTGGACAAATTCAGCGCCGGTCTCATGGAGGACCCCCGCATCGATGTCTTG encodes the following:
- a CDS encoding NRPS protein (antiSMASH:Cluster_5; EggNog:ENOG503NWBA; COG:I; COG:Q; SMCOG1002:AMP-dependent synthetase and ligase), which gives rise to MRYHRGETQLSFQETPPSSTTPSTMGVIDTSVEHGWLDIPKQPHVTAKSINRTMSLHVTYKQVARALSTLRGIGADSQAGGNWAPDNEIESEIPCTPIQQGLLLKDPEAAKRASIIRLDLSTDIVKSFDQLHEAWHALALQHHMLRATVAQDKTGGGFVLRIFKQPRNIQGSSDANLQHIHSFGLQGPAMPVVEWASAGPHVSLCLPQLVADSTSLGHLWRDFLCFLSGGVPAPRLLFPHYLRLARGRASQKSAEFWADTLQSLPDLVLHSFPLERSGTFQNTAAASSVAISGSSLRRCAKQLGVSEHAVVYAALGLVLERHCNLGSEVHDIAFVAEGRDRTIEGHGSVIGYADQEYPLKLHVKPELTAAALIKEADRLNTLSATHAFFATPELMDAVSASSFKVSVVVVGDDEVLTPYSGNSHHPVTIAVQISHAISISAQHDASIPPEKMTVVLDHLVMALSEMVRHPNFSLGEIDIISPEELDLMLEMGKPLTRPVYDNVHKLFERQVRLTPNAPALQFEGDRPLSYDELNRISNRVARQLPVGRGSFVPVCLQRSASLIISLVAILKTGAAYVTIDPDTPQDRNNFIVEDVGAQVVIVDRNTAGRFPGREVIIDQLIAESARADDTNLDRGCEPDDPVYVIYTSGSTGKPKGVLHIHSSATSGLAAFPTLPDLRQLLFHNPVFSAAQRSVWSTLKQGGCLCLASKDNLTVHIGRTINQMQINVIDVTPSTALLLTPGTVPCLKRMTVAGELINPALIPTWVHELELLNAYGLSENTQVNWRREMVIGQNPQNIGRPSDTTTSFVLVPGTTRLSPLLVPGELCLGGHQLALYYINRPEKTAEAFIDNPFGPGRLYRTGDMVVAHEDGSIEMVGRIDFQVKINGQRVEPGDSNTILQTHPDVTNSSVVAAEVAGRKALVAAIVAKRPALEWPRLRSELKDLLAQHIPSYMMPTYWLLRQELPLNVNGKVDIPQLTKDVQRLERATLLRSSTDHHLDHHHDTNGAPSEDETLSHLSSHTRRLCEIFADILKLPASRIANSNNTFQELGGSSLDAIHVSTKAYHDDIQISVGDILRLPLHALLNHAKQSQNNTHSDVPRLSLLPRNTRISKMDDVEDAYPTTSLQDTFLADALQGKSTYVYRRYYRLQGISAQQVRLTLEGLIPRLPLLRTTFVPHKTSFLQVIRKMAIPLSWEDLPLTTAHEYSELQKRSMQLGGNFVQFASLKDDILAVTMHHALFDHWSNNFLIDDLSAALSGKQLPQRPGYANFVREVLKLQQEEHQQLAVFWQKRLDGVPSTILGQTTGQAVVVNTVIAHDVQATAASHKVSVGSLIYAAWAVVLSMHTSKNDILFGVTLSGRDMPVEGILDIPGPTIATVPFRVQLDSETSLIDLARAIQDDIWDTAPKAQFGLRNILREANLSSDHYDTLANVLIKDSEVAESLSQDGPIVRSEPYEPNFVGDTTMLEAEATTSGHLRLRLLSHLPRNKASFLLGNVAETIKAFLEEPQILIGHIIATSTEEVEFLDSLSRVRPTEPGLTALTLVNRMIAQYPEKMALQGLSSDLKHKTAMSYRQFDNAVVNLARHLVAKGVRTGDIIPICMRKSINTLVAVFGVLKAGAAFTPLDPKNPRDRNEFIARDVGATIAITDSVHAEVFDSFAGEVINLDIVDTTRHVNRPSDLPEPSMNDLAYVIYTSGSTGLPKGVQVHHGAVGASTEGMIEACGIDSRWHVLWFLNYVFDASYFDVFTVLGSGGIISITDQDTLMQDLAACVNAVGAEQLMITPTISKLISPERVPTLTTLLVCGEPITPEIASVWATRMDVYNGYGPTEATILMTVSKVLPNGNLKSIGRPLKAVHASILHPELLVPVPHGTVGELCVSGDQVAIGYLNRPDITAKSFLTAEDGSVLYRTGDYARWLPNGEIECLGRRDNQVKLNGFRIELGEIENTILSQAADVVQLCVVGVAEVQRKKQIVVYFVPVEKPDKEAESSGIYSTAVVDPAVILDRLQSLAHYMMPKVLLPFKGFPLLPSGKINRKLLAQLAEGLDPKALAGYSTTMPTTNGQLIDDSELTEQEKTLRDAWAELFDVEPESISLSALFYNYGGDSIAAINLASMLRQQGFSLSVNDVVTYPSLQEQAQRVKPIMADLTLDQGVELEVKQVVRDRLRASGLSDDDVEDIYHCGPGQVEFLTQGHSEEQFWMLMTVRRLPVGFNLERWINLTEKLTQANQILRAMYMKQDESDPLSWVQIILRKPILDLEVVDCPTPDGEEKERLVRRHWDQRFSVGRPFVRYLVLRYPDGTMDLVTKLDHAMYDGTLLRIFDDQFAALRDGHPMPVSPTSFKTFAEYTNLPSLREPMLNFWKSTLSGNRFSFPAHIPDPKVSGVVVAKTGLPVNAYAQSAGVTASIVFQAAYTLLLARLSKSSSPDVTYDYLLTGRNVDLDDPQLIPGTCANFLPFRAQMDNSTGVQTLLKETQSGFWAMTENGSVSLGDIYKHAEAERAKTLFLFQPFEPAPGEQDHMRWIVMAMSKVTMYVNYAIMFEVFRDGNGGHRLKMGYDGRLFGKEEAERVLEGYLGIVGDIIEGGKGVVGEFLG
- a CDS encoding uncharacterized protein (antiSMASH:Cluster_5; EggNog:ENOG503Q21Q; COG:Q) — encoded protein: MLGSILPFNEETADRVSAYCEKNSHGIPDALVEHWEWTRTRFPDADKMSSRLQGSWMIFTARDRKPKRILEIGCYSGYSALAWYEGTRDTKAEIVTLEYSPKMIAASREAFKKYGVGDRVKLIEGPAENTLKTLEGEFDLIFVDANKDGYAGYVKTILDQGLLSANGIILCDNVFARGLTIGPDCAPWLNDHVRPYWNGCGQALDKFSAGLMEDPRIDVLLLPVFDGVTQIRWKDGAQRA